A genomic window from Paenibacillus sp. FSL K6-0276 includes:
- a CDS encoding GNAT family N-acetyltransferase — MIRRLTEDDRELLMALLRKEPALNLFIIGDVENFGFEQDFMELWGEIDPSNGRMKAVLLRFYRSYLPYADGPFDVEGFAKIMQKDNDIHMISGVTDVVKAFDGVNNFKQEKHLYFAELKEMNVKIGESFSSSEGIKKATVQDVEAICSLTDTIVEFESSRDGSRTSLRKTLASGTGRTYYMKREDKVVATASTSAENSMSAMVVGVATHQAFREQGLATSVVAQLCSDLLHEGKSLCLFYDNLHAGVIYKRLGFQDIGSWTIVYM, encoded by the coding sequence ATGATAAGAAGACTTACGGAGGATGATCGGGAGCTTCTAATGGCGTTGTTGCGGAAAGAGCCTGCTCTTAATTTGTTCATCATCGGAGATGTAGAGAATTTCGGGTTTGAACAGGATTTCATGGAATTGTGGGGAGAGATAGATCCATCTAATGGTCGGATGAAAGCCGTTCTGCTACGTTTCTATAGAAGTTATCTTCCCTATGCAGATGGACCGTTTGATGTGGAAGGATTCGCTAAAATTATGCAAAAAGATAACGATATTCATATGATTTCTGGTGTAACCGACGTTGTGAAGGCCTTTGACGGAGTGAATAACTTTAAACAAGAAAAGCACTTGTACTTTGCTGAACTGAAGGAAATGAATGTAAAAATTGGAGAGTCCTTTTCTTCGTCTGAGGGCATTAAAAAAGCAACCGTTCAGGATGTAGAAGCGATTTGTTCGCTTACGGATACTATAGTAGAGTTTGAAAGCAGTCGGGATGGATCGAGAACAAGCCTACGTAAAACATTGGCGAGCGGCACCGGCCGCACGTATTATATGAAACGCGAGGATAAGGTTGTTGCAACCGCTTCAACATCAGCGGAAAATTCTATGTCAGCTATGGTCGTAGGGGTTGCCACTCATCAAGCATTCAGGGAGCAAGGATTAGCTACAAGCGTAGTTGCACAGCTATGTTCAGACTTGCTCCATGAAGGGAAATCTTTATGTCTATTTTATGATAACCTTCATGCTGGGGTCATATATAAAAGACTTGGATTTCAGGATATCGGCTCTTGGACCATCGTGTACATGTAG
- a CDS encoding outer spore coat protein CotE has translation MSLSHKRQTREIITKAICGKGRKFSTATHTVTPPHHPTSILGAWIINHQYEAVAAGNGIEVIGTYDVNIWYSYDKNKQTEVAKETVSYVELIPLSYLDTRHRTSTVEVSAEATQEPNCVEAGVSPGGGSVTLRVEREFEVELVAETKVRVYVTEQSDDPEDKDYDFDGDSFDYDDLDPDNLDDEL, from the coding sequence ATGTCATTAAGCCATAAACGTCAAACAAGGGAGATCATTACGAAGGCAATTTGCGGCAAAGGTCGTAAGTTCTCTACAGCAACCCATACCGTGACTCCGCCACATCACCCGACTAGTATTCTGGGGGCTTGGATTATCAACCACCAGTACGAAGCGGTTGCCGCCGGGAACGGAATCGAAGTAATTGGTACTTACGATGTAAACATCTGGTACTCGTACGACAAGAACAAGCAGACCGAGGTAGCTAAAGAAACGGTCTCCTATGTGGAGCTCATTCCACTTTCGTACCTGGACACGAGACACCGCACTTCTACCGTTGAGGTCTCTGCGGAGGCAACGCAGGAACCCAACTGTGTAGAAGCAGGCGTATCGCCAGGCGGAGGCAGTGTGACACTTCGCGTAGAGCGCGAATTCGAAGTGGAGTTGGTGGCTGAGACCAAAGTCCGTGTGTATGTCACTGAGCAAAGTGATGATCCAGAAGACAAGGATTATGATTTTGACGGTGATAGCTTCGATTACGATGATCTGGACCCTGACAATCTGGATGATGAACTGTAA
- a CDS encoding HD-GYP domain-containing protein, with protein MESFIGKQLVANLFNDKGVFVLPALTLLNAEHIRLISQHKIILESHDVVHLDSAEFFQLAIDDCTAAIENIFDQIRHNKNKRIPMLEVRNEVIPFIQQVSEKNDFYGVLAALQSKDDYTYRHNVAVGILSTLLGKWLKLKPEDLSTLTIAATLHDIGKMRIPDELLTRPGPLTDEEYQLMKKHTTYGYEMIRDTIGTNHLQALVALQHHERMDGSGYPFGVLGNRITDFSKIVAVADVFHAMTSDRFYRKASPLYEVLLQMEESVFGKLDPYICRVFINKLMQSMIGNEVELTDGRTGKIIMILTTDPLRPLVNIDDDFIDLSKHRSIGIMRVIPQ; from the coding sequence GGAAAACAGCTTGTAGCTAACCTTTTTAATGACAAAGGAGTATTTGTTTTACCCGCATTGACTTTATTAAATGCTGAGCATATACGATTAATCAGTCAACATAAGATCATCCTAGAGTCTCATGACGTCGTACACTTGGATAGCGCGGAATTTTTCCAACTTGCAATTGATGATTGCACAGCGGCAATAGAGAATATTTTTGATCAGATTCGTCATAACAAAAACAAACGAATTCCTATGCTTGAAGTTAGAAATGAAGTCATTCCGTTTATTCAGCAGGTAAGCGAAAAGAATGACTTCTACGGCGTATTGGCTGCATTGCAGTCCAAGGATGATTATACCTACAGACATAATGTAGCGGTTGGTATTTTATCTACATTGTTAGGTAAATGGCTAAAATTAAAGCCTGAGGATTTGAGTACGCTGACGATCGCAGCGACCCTTCACGATATCGGTAAAATGAGGATTCCGGATGAATTATTAACCCGGCCAGGCCCGTTGACCGATGAGGAGTATCAGCTTATGAAAAAGCATACGACCTATGGTTACGAGATGATCCGGGATACCATTGGAACCAATCATTTGCAAGCGCTCGTCGCCCTGCAGCATCATGAAAGAATGGACGGCAGCGGTTATCCATTCGGCGTGCTTGGGAATCGGATTACTGATTTCAGTAAAATTGTTGCAGTAGCAGACGTGTTCCATGCGATGACATCCGACCGGTTTTATCGTAAAGCCTCACCTCTTTATGAAGTGTTGTTACAGATGGAGGAAAGCGTATTTGGCAAGCTTGACCCTTATATTTGTAGAGTCTTTATTAATAAGTTAATGCAGTCAATGATAGGGAATGAAGTGGAATTGACAGATGGACGGACAGGGAAAATCATTATGATTCTTACTACTGATCCACTGCGTCCACTCGTGAATATTGATGACGATTTTATTGATCTGAGTAAACATAGATCCATTGGTATTATGCGCGTAATCCCGCAATAG